The DNA region ACCATCAAATAGACTGTGTATAGCCCAGCCGTGATGCCACCGGCAACAGCACCAAAGGACACCGACAGATTATTGATCATAATACTGCTAGATGCTAAAGGTTCAACGCCAACAATTGACCCCATCCATAATTTATGCTCATCTCGCACTTTGGTAATCAAACTTTCAGGTACGATCAAAGACATAAAGCTGGGATTTTGCCAAGAATACCACCAAGCTACTAATGCACCCAATAGAAACAGCGCCGTTGCAGCAGCAATATATGCAAATGTTTTCTGAACTACAGAGGGTAATCCCCATTGGTAAAATTTTAGGATTGCCTGCCATTCCTGTCGCCGCGAACCTTGGTAAATCTGCGTATAGGCACGAGTTGTTAAAGATTGTAAACTTTGTATCAAAGTATTGCCGATTTGCTGAGTACGGGCACGGGCTAAATCTGCTGCTACTGAACGATACAAACTCGCTAACTCTCTAATTTCTGCTGCCCGTAGGGACTTTAACCCTTTTTTTTCTATCTGCCTTAATAGGGCATCCAAACGCTGCCAATTTGGTTCTCGTCGCGCAATCCAACGTTGAATATTCATGAATTTTGGGAACACTGAGTTTAACTTAGCTTAAGATAGCTTCAAATTCATCTCCGTAATTTCAAGGTAAATTTGCCATTATGTCTGAAAGCTTTGGATCTCCCAGTCAGATACAACCCTTAAGTGTTGGGAATGTAGTGAGTGCTGCCGTGCGGTTGTATCGTTCTCATTTGAAAGACTATTTTTTACTAGCACTGAAAGCTTACGTATGGGTACTGCTTCCAGTTTATGGATGGGCTAAGTTTTATGCCCTTTCCGCGCTGATTTCTCGTTTGGCCTTTGGCGAGTTGGTCAATCAACCTGAAAGTATTTCGTCAGGTCAGCGTTACGTGAATTCCCGATTGTGGCAATTTTTAGTCACAATGCTGTTAATGTTTCTAATTGGTATAGGAATCGGCTTAGGTGTTTTCGTTTTATTTATGTTGTTTGCTTTTTTATCAGCATTTTTAGGGTTAGGACAGCAAGGAAATCCAGCTACCTATATTCTCATTGGTCTGCTTACCATTGTGTTGAGTATTGTGGCAATTGTGGCAGTTTTATGGCTTCTGACGCGATTCTATTTGGCGGATGTGCCCCTTGCCATTGAAGACAATGTTAATGGTACATCAACTATTAACCCAAGTTGCTGGTTATCGACTGATATGCACTTGTTATCACTCAATTCATGCGATCGCGTACAACAAAGTTGGTGCCTAGCGCCAACGTGCCGATGCCATTGTTGCCAGCATTCAGCTACTTAAATGCCTATTAGTTGTATAAATTACTTATTCAATAAAAGCTTGTTGAAGAGTAAAAGAAAAAATGAATGCTTGTAGCTTAAGTAAAAACCCTTGATAAGTGACTGCATGTATTGATTTTGGAAAAACACAAGTGATACTACTAAACACAGTTTCGATATAATGCCGAGTATGTTGTTTAATATATTGATTCCAAGGCTGGTCTTGACGCTTGGAGTTCTTTTTCCTCATGACTTTTAAAGAAATGTGACTTGTTTGTTCCAAGTCATCCTCAATCGTGTAGTCGGTGTAAGCTGAATCACCATAAATTTCACTACCAGGTGGTAGATTCAAGGGTAAGGCATTTAAAGCACGTACATCGTTGGCACTACCAGGCATAAACACAAATTCGACAGGAATACCATTTTTGGTTGTTAATAACTGAACTCGAACCCCGTAAAAATATCGTTTTTTCGATGCGATGTAACCTCTATACTGCGCCGACTGTATTATTTTTACATTAAAGATACGGATGTTATCGCAGATGGGCACTGGGAACGAGTCTAAAAGATATTCAGTGGAATCACTAATTTCCTTCAGTGCCATTCCCACTTGATGAAACAAGTCGTTGATTAACATTGAGACACTGTGTAATCTCCGGTTAAATCGTGACTTTTCTAACATATTAGATATCAACTTATGTTCTTTCATATAGGTACAAGCCTTACTATGATTACCATTAAAGAACATCGCCGATGTTATTGCCGTTGTAATAATTTCTGCGTCATTCATCTCTCGACGACAATCTTCATTATGCCCAATCGCCTTTAACAGGTCGTCTATGATAGCATATATGGAAATTATTTCGTTTAGCATTTAGCCCTCCTAATTTTCTCTTCTTGGAGGGCATTTTATTGCTTTACTGTCCCAAAGCGATCGCCCATAAGAGTAACTAGCAACTTGGGTTATTAGCCGTAGCTGGGAATTGACTCAAGGTCACGTCTGGCGGATTTTATTTATCTCATTTGTAGCCTTTTTGATCACAATACCTGCTCAAATTGTTCTTCAGATTCTTTCTGCTGTGATTCAGGGTATTTTCTTGCCCTTAATAAATGATAATTCTGCTATTTTTGCTCCGATTTTGGCTGTGCTTATCCTTGCATTGAGTTTTAGTACTGGCGCAATAATTTTGCCATTTTGGCAAGCAATTAAAGCTGTTATTTACTATGACATGCGAAGTCGTCGTGAAGGGTTAGGCTTGCAATTACGCGATCGCGAAATTTAAACCACAGTATAAAAACGACTATGCACCTGTTCAATAATATTAAATTTAATACTCCAGAAAGTGTAGAACTAGAATTTACTCTTGCTGGAATCGGAAATCGTGCCTGGGCTTTGATCATTGACTATCACGTTTTGGCTGTGATTTTGGTGGGATTTGTCGTAGCTTGGTCTATCGTTTCAGATCAGTTAGGAGATTTTTGGGCAGATATTTTCGGTACCGCAGTGACTTTGTGGTTGATGGCGATCGCATTTCTTGTCAGTTTTATTATCTATGTAGGATATTTTGTAATTTTTGAAACTTTATGGTTTGGGCAAACCCCTGGTAAACGGGTTGCTAAAATTCGCGTAGTTCGAGATGATGGTAGACTCATCGGGTTACAGCAAGCAACTTTACGTGCCTTATTGCGACCTTTTGATGAAACTTTGTTTATTGGCGCTTTTTTAATTATGTTGAGTCATCGAGAAAAGCGTTTAGGTGATTTAGCTGCTGGCACAATTGTAATTCAAGCCCAAACACCCACTGCATCCGCGACATTGACAATTTCAGAACAGGCAAAAGGACTGCATGAACAGTTAATCGAGATTGCTGATTTTTCGCAATTAATGCCAGATGATTTTGCTGTGATTCGTGAGTATTTACAGCGACGTGGTGCAATGTCGTTAAAGGCAAGAGCATCACTATCTCTAAAGCTAGCCGAGCAAGTTAAAGCTATTATTAATTTAGAAAAATTGCCAGAAGCTATTACACCTGATGTATTTTTAGAAGCTGTTTATCTTCTTTATCAACAACCGGAATTTTAGGATAGGAATTTTATTTAGAAATTTATATTTGAGCTTATTTTCTCTGCTATGTATGTCTACAACTAGCGCGTAATTATGGGTTCTCGCTTTCCAACTCATACACCACTACAACCCTGAACTCCGTCACCCGCTTCAAAGCTGCATCATTGGTCAAAAATGCCTCACAACCAGCAATTATTGCCACCGCCACCTGCAATGCATCGGGTAACTGAAGGTTGTAGCGCACCCGAATTCTCGCAGCTTCTCGCGCAATAGCAGCATTAATCTCCACAAAAACCACTTGTTCTTGTTGCAACACATCGACAAAAGCTTGCTCTAAGTCAGCTAACTCCAGACGTATAGCACCTACCAAACACTCTGATAACGTTATCCCAGATACTACTGCTGTAATGTCAGCTGACAATCGCTCAAAAATTGGATCGACTAAATCCACAAACTGTGGATTGCGTTCTACAAAATAAATTACAGGTGCTGTATCGAGAAACAAGCGAGAAACATTTGCTAATGCATCACTAATCTTCATTCTTATTCTCGGAATAACCGTTCTCGATGCTCATCTCCTTCTTGTCGAGTCCGGGAAACCCATTCCTGAGCATCCTCACCCAATAGCGGATAGGGAGCCATACCCTTCAAATCGCTCCACTTGCGTTTTGGTTGAGCTTGGTTAATATGCTTTTTTATCCGCTCTACCAAATGCCCTATTACGGTCAATTGCTCTTGTGGAGTCAGTTGCTCGATCTCGCTTAAAATTTTTTCGAGTGACGAACTCATCAATTTAACCCGTTGTCAATATCTGTAAATTTTAGCGTCTTTACTCTTGGGTATATCCCAATTATTTCAAAAATCCCAACATTCCCATAGATGAACTTAAAGGATGTTTGTATTGGATTAATACTATTTCACTTTAATAATATAAATACACTAGTAGGGGCATTTAAATAAACAAGATTTTAATAAACTTATCTCAAGTGGTTGGGGAATTGAGTAGTCAGTAAGTGGAAACTACTGACTACTAGCTGCTAACTAATGACTTAAAAATCTAAAATTGGCCAGTCTGGTTCACGATAATAGCGTGTCATGTTGTCAAACTTTCGCAATTCAACACGATTGATCAAAAATTCTGGCAAATTTAACAGCCATTGATCATTCAATTGAGAAAGCATTGTGCTGAAACTTGTACGGTCTAAGTCAGATGAAACCTCCCCAAAATAGGCTAATGTAACATGGGCTGTCAAGTGATAATGCTGCTCAATACCCAAAGCAATTAACTTGGGATTTTGATAAATTGTTCGACGAAATTTAATAATTTCCTCGTAGCAGCGTTCGTCTTGGGGTATTAAACAAACGGCTACAGCCCTTGGCATCAGTATCAGTCCCAGCATTTGCCATTTAATCGGATGACTCCTATTTGTCATCAATTGTTGATATTGCTCAAAGGTTTCGGCTAAACAAGAGTGTAACTCTTCATCAAATTTGGGATTTTTTTCGCAAGCGTCAAGGTAAGCATTGTCCCAAATTAAATCCGCTAAAGTTATATGGAAGCTAGCAGGAGGTAGAGGCACAATCAAATCACGGCTTACAGGCAACTGCAAAAGTTCCTGTTGGTAAGTCTGTAATTTGTCATAGAAAGCAGAATTTTGCGATTCTTCTCCTGCTGGTGGGGTAATTAGCGTATAGCCAGGAAAGGACGCTGCTTGTCTCAACCCAGAATGTGGCTGAAATTTAGAAGATTCCTGGATATGCTGGACTTGGGATCTGTAGGCTTCTGGCAGCGTTAGCCGTGCTAACCGATTTAAGTAAGTTTGATAGTTGTCGTCCAATCTTCATAGCCTCATGCTCTCACTTGATAGATTTTAGGGAAAATTACCTTAATTAACAGAATGATTTTAAAAGTATTTAATTTTGGGAGTGTGGAGTAGGGGGAGCAGGGGGAGCAGGGGGAGATGAGGGAGATGAGGGAGATGAGGGAGTGAAGAAGTAAGTTTTTCCCCAATGCCCAATGCCCAATGCCCAATGCCCCATGCCCAATCCCCAATCCCCAATGCCTAATCCCCAATCCCCCATTCCCTAATATACGAGGTTAGTCTATGCCAATTTATGTTTACTGGGGTGAGGATGATTTTGCTATGGAAAAGGCGATCGCTATGCTGCGCGATCGCGTCCTCGATCCCCAATGGATAAGTTTTAATTACACTGCATTCACCTCAGATCAAGCTGATGCTGCTATCCAAGGGTTAAATCAGGTCATGACACCCACTTTTGGTGCTGGTGGACGCTTGGTATGGCTGATAAATACTACTCTGTGCCAGCAGTGTCCAGAGAATGTGTTAGCAGAACTGGTGCGATCGCTATCTGTCATTCCCGAAAACTCATTTTTATTACTCACCAGCCGGAACAAGCCAGATGAACGCCTCAAATCCACAAAATTATTAAAACAATTTGCTACCGAGTTTCGAGAATTTCCCCTCATTCCCCCTTGGAAAACTGAATTGCTGGTGCAATCTGTTAATCAAGCAGCTCAGACTATGGGCGTAAAACTAACTGCCAATGCTGCCCAGTTTTTAGCAGAATCTGTAGGAAATGATACACGGCTGCTCTACAATGAATTAGAGAAACTGCGGTTATATGCCCAAGGTAGCAATAAGCCCTTAGACACAGATACTGTTACAAAGTTAGTAAGAAATACTACTCAAAATAGCTTACAATTAGCAGCAGCAATCAGAACAGGAGATACACCTAAAGCTTTGACGACACTGGCAGATTTGAGCAATGCTTCCGAGCCGGGATTACGGATAGTCGCCACGCTGATTGGACAATTTCGCACATGGCTGTGGGTCAAGATTATGATAGAAAGTGGGGAGCGCAATCAACAAGCGATCGCTATTGCTGCTGATATCGGCA from Nostoc commune NIES-4072 includes:
- a CDS encoding stage II sporulation protein M, which translates into the protein MNIQRWIARREPNWQRLDALLRQIEKKGLKSLRAAEIRELASLYRSVAADLARARTQQIGNTLIQSLQSLTTRAYTQIYQGSRRQEWQAILKFYQWGLPSVVQKTFAYIAAATALFLLGALVAWWYSWQNPSFMSLIVPESLITKVRDEHKLWMGSIVGVEPLASSSIMINNLSVSFGAVAGGITAGLYTVYLMVFNGLLIGAVGTLVGQNNLAYPFWAFVLPHGSLELPAIFFAGGAGFLLARAILFPGKYRRGDALKFYGSQAVQLIFGIVPMLVIAGAIEGFFSPNPSVPDAIKYLAGMGLFILLVLYCSRKEN
- a CDS encoding IS982 family transposase; this translates as MLNEIISIYAIIDDLLKAIGHNEDCRREMNDAEIITTAITSAMFFNGNHSKACTYMKEHKLISNMLEKSRFNRRLHSVSMLINDLFHQVGMALKEISDSTEYLLDSFPVPICDNIRIFNVKIIQSAQYRGYIASKKRYFYGVRVQLLTTKNGIPVEFVFMPGSANDVRALNALPLNLPPGSEIYGDSAYTDYTIEDDLEQTSHISLKVMRKKNSKRQDQPWNQYIKQHTRHYIETVFSSITCVFPKSIHAVTYQGFLLKLQAFIFSFTLQQAFIE
- a CDS encoding RDD family protein gives rise to the protein MHLFNNIKFNTPESVELEFTLAGIGNRAWALIIDYHVLAVILVGFVVAWSIVSDQLGDFWADIFGTAVTLWLMAIAFLVSFIIYVGYFVIFETLWFGQTPGKRVAKIRVVRDDGRLIGLQQATLRALLRPFDETLFIGAFLIMLSHREKRLGDLAAGTIVIQAQTPTASATLTISEQAKGLHEQLIEIADFSQLMPDDFAVIREYLQRRGAMSLKARASLSLKLAEQVKAIINLEKLPEAITPDVFLEAVYLLYQQPEF
- a CDS encoding type II toxin-antitoxin system VapC family toxin; amino-acid sequence: MKISDALANVSRLFLDTAPVIYFVERNPQFVDLVDPIFERLSADITAVVSGITLSECLVGAIRLELADLEQAFVDVLQQEQVVFVEINAAIAREAARIRVRYNLQLPDALQVAVAIIAGCEAFLTNDAALKRVTEFRVVVVYELESENP
- a CDS encoding DUF1868 domain-containing protein translates to MDDNYQTYLNRLARLTLPEAYRSQVQHIQESSKFQPHSGLRQAASFPGYTLITPPAGEESQNSAFYDKLQTYQQELLQLPVSRDLIVPLPPASFHITLADLIWDNAYLDACEKNPKFDEELHSCLAETFEQYQQLMTNRSHPIKWQMLGLILMPRAVAVCLIPQDERCYEEIIKFRRTIYQNPKLIALGIEQHYHLTAHVTLAYFGEVSSDLDRTSFSTMLSQLNDQWLLNLPEFLINRVELRKFDNMTRYYREPDWPILDF
- the holA gene encoding DNA polymerase III subunit delta; the protein is MPIYVYWGEDDFAMEKAIAMLRDRVLDPQWISFNYTAFTSDQADAAIQGLNQVMTPTFGAGGRLVWLINTTLCQQCPENVLAELVRSLSVIPENSFLLLTSRNKPDERLKSTKLLKQFATEFREFPLIPPWKTELLVQSVNQAAQTMGVKLTANAAQFLAESVGNDTRLLYNELEKLRLYAQGSNKPLDTDTVTKLVRNTTQNSLQLAAAIRTGDTPKALTTLADLSNASEPGLRIVATLIGQFRTWLWVKIMIESGERNQQAIAIAADIGNPKRIYFLQQEIKLLSVQQLISCLPLLLELEVSLKQGASEIPTLQTKVIELCQVCRGN